taaaatactttgacttgttCGCCTGCATTTATTTTCATGTATCAAGTATCAAGTATCAATTCCTTCTTCTTGTGccctttttttttggttctaagATTTACTCCTACTGACAATGTCTTAAATTAGTATTACTTCCGCATGgcttttgttcaatttgtatTGACTATTTTAGTTGTTTACACgtaaaaagaaataaagtatGTAATATTGTTAGATTTGATTGTAACATATTTTCATTATACGTAGTATAATGTAACGACAAGTGAAAGTTATTTGATGAGATAATGAGATATGATCCGTACATACTCCGTAAATGACAAGACTGAAACACCGCTCAAGTAGAAACTTCGTAGCCTAAACGACGTAAACGGTAAGATATTGCAGGGACCAGAGATGCAGTCATGCAGCCCATATCAATTCACCGACGAAAACATTAAACTACCTTGACCCCCGTGGGCCCACatcatttttcctttttattttggaAAGATGAAAAGCTCCACGATACAATACAATGCCACGTTTGTACGAAAACATAGGAAAATTTTGCaaattattacggagtacttacTTTGCTACATActctctgtatttatttaagggatacaattatttttttcggccgtatttatttacgAGATAcatttgtcatttttagtaacttatcaactccaccatttaattaaataatacatctaatttaccctatgatccaccatcctattaacaaataatttcataaactcaccccacctcccaccccgCCAAACTGACATGGTCCTCACTtctttacttattaaaatatctatttaACCCCACTtgcattattattttatttctttcaattgtttttcttaatacccgtgcacgaccaagtgtatctcttaaataaatacggagggagtacctgtTAAAAGTTATCAATTACTATTTAGgtgtttagtttttttttaatggtTAAACAGAGTCACTTCAACAGATTAAGACATCAAAATAAACATCATAACTTTGTGCTGATCTCGTCAGCTTCCACTCCGTGTGGAACAAAAATACAACCAATCAAGGCACAATTACTACTTGCAGATAGTGTTTCCAAAAAAGAAATGTCATTAGAGGTTGAAATTAGGCTGGTTTTGCAGGGGGTAATTATGCTAATTCCCCGATGTAACAGACTCAACTGGGTCTTGGCCTTCATCCTCTCCATTGGTCCACTTCCTTCAACTCCTCTCTTCTTCTTGATCTCAAACTTAGGCTTCTTTGGCTTCTTAGGATGTCCCTGCATTTTCCATAAAGGTTAGATAACCAAGTAGTGGTTATTTCCTCTTCATTTATGTTGTCAACTGCCACTTTGCAGTCTGAAAGATTAGCACGCTTGGCCACTGTTTTACACCGGCCCATGATATTGCAAGCAAGATGGCTTGAGTTTATGCAGCAGTAGGTGAGAAACTTAGGTGTTTAGTTATGGTTGTTAATTGTTACCTTAGCCCATATTTCGGTCAATTAGTCTTTAATCATATCATGCTGTTAatcatattttaattattttaattaattttaaaaaattaattttttttaaaaaaaagttcattaattatatttttttaatcataCATATTTCATATACAATTGTTAATTatacatttttttaattttattagttaATTAAATTATGATTAACGGTTGATTATGATATGATTAGTGAATTTATTAACCGGAATATGGGGTaagtagtaattgacaacttttaacaaGATTACTATTGATTTGCAAAGTCAATAAAGACCTAGGTAGTACTCCGTAATTTGTAAATTTTTCGGAAAAATATCATCAAACTTAATACTAGTACCGTAGTACGACTATAAGTCAATAATACAGTATATACTACGTTATTTGAACTGGATTAATTTAAACTAAAATTGAAATAAATCGAAGTAAATTATAGTTAATTAAACTAAACAGGTCTATACACTtactaacactacaagaaattgtactattaacgacgggaaatcccgtcgctaaaggccaataattgttgattaacgacgggattttccgtcgcgaacctgtcataaaagggggacgtcgttaatggaaaattccgtcgttaacccgtcgtaaaacaCATTGGCGacagttgttcccgtctttgttgggttgttatacCCGTCGCAAAatccttttacgacgggatatttacccgtcgttattaggttgtcataaaaaatataaatttttatagtatataaaataattaatcctGTTATATTTTCtgaatcatttttttgtttaatttaccAAATTTCTAACTAATTTATAAGAACttcacgtttttttttttttttttttttattattattattattattattattattattattgtgggaaaacaccaaaacgttacaagcttaacaagctacaaagatcaagtgaactacaagaagttggagggaagccgagatacaatctgggcccccactcttCTAGCTATTGCAAActcgatcctgctgaaaatgtgggcagttGCCCGTGCTCCAATgtcctgagccctggagtacgtctagACCCgtttcagcaaagaaacagcccctttctcaaaggaaagaaaccgtaacccaaagccctacaacgtgccgcatacttatcctgcttccgctgcgctgcaaccgccacaacccgacccggagcgaagcctgacaacccagattgcgtcataggggaagacccagtcaagtcaacacagaCATCTAGACCACCATTCcatgaataaagcaatatatctgcaggatgaagagctccatcactctcactagtcagcccaacatcaacctccttgcgagcagaaatccccgactgatagcaaatatccaaaagggtatcacgaacaacattatgtagatgtttgatacccacaatcccagcacaagacacggcatgatcccatAAATGTCCcaatcgaaaacccgagagcaagcagaacacgacgtcgaatcagagaacaacggaatacccaaccgatagcaaagaactgaacgataagtcttaccgttcatagtctggcctaaacccgagatggggactgcccgcaaccaagctgaggagtgatccccctgctgtgatttccatagggcaacaagacgtgaagataaggagtaggcggattccgcatcagcagtaaccttcgtgaaatatatgtctgccaattttttcatgagtgtgggggcagcgatctcactagggctactcataaggttggtctccacggtcctattgaaaagaccaagagcaacATCAAAGGCCGGTCTCgaaccatcaacacctgaaaacCGAAGAAACGAATcatgcaaaccagaagactgcaaacgggatgcaagaaaagcataatgccgaacatcaccagctgagtataataataataataataataattattattattattattattattattattattatgtttattttatgtaAGAACTTCATGGTATAATTTGTACGGAATAAGAATTTTTGTATGGACTAACTTCACGGTATATTATATACTCGGTAATCAATTGAGTTCTTCTTAAATTCGTTTTATTGTGAtgtatgattttaattttttataacttttatacAAGGAGCTAGTTATAGTCTTAAGATAACACAAACAGTGAAAGTAAAAATGAACAAACATTTTAAAATAGAGAAATCACATATACGTGGTCAAGTAGAGCAGAAGACGCATTGCATATCTTAGACGGAGAACAAAATAAGATAGGTTATTCAACTGTAAATGTAAGTCGCCAAAATAAGTATTCTCTCCGtctcaaattagttgttacacttttcgTTTTTATCCgttccagattagttgttacacttttaaattaggaatgacctcacaattattatattgtctttctctttccactaattttttttccccatgccctctctcattcaattaaaataatactccactaACTTCTACGGAGTATCACATttacttttttaataaaataataaatgataaccaaacaaccacttatcacttAAACTTTGTGAAAAGgtgagtgtaacaactaattcgGGACGGATGGGAGTAAGAAGTATATTTGACTAACGGTTAATATGATTCGCTATAATCCAATAGTACCAAAACAACTCTATCTTGAATCCGGATACACTTAAAATAAGCATTGTCCGAATAGATTATTTTACTCATTTGAAAACTGTTGCTCATAATTTAGTTATTCTGGGATAAGATGCTTTCGATTATTTTAAAAGAGTACGGTAACACACTAATGAACACAGTAGAAGTGTAGCGTAAACTGGAAGGAGGTTACCTAAAGATGTGAGAGCCACTCCGAGTTTAAAAGGGCTGTCTTGGGTTGTGTGGACAAGGAAGATTTTAGAGATACGTACATTTACTCTGATGCATTGCATGTCGACCAGCCTCTCCGGTGGCAACATCGATCTACCTTTAATAATATCAACAACCTAATTAGTAATTAGGATCTCACAACTTATGTTCCTCCATTGCATGTTTTGGTTGGCCCTCGATATGTCTAATATGTGTTCTACCACACTTTGTTTAAGAAGCCACAGTCGAAGATATATATTGTCGCGACGgaccaattgcttgttggttcagttGTGATTGAGGctaaacttggtagggagaacccgtgttcgatcccccgcgaCAACAACTGGAAGGGGACTAGAACCTATCACCCGAATTAGCCTTAAAGGTGAACAggatgctaacaccaaaaaaatatcgTCGCTACGGTATGTGCCGTTACAAAAATAAGTATAACATCCTTACCATTCCATTATCGACATTTATTACTTTTTAGTTAATAGTTTCTACTCCATATATGCATAAGCATAACCTATATTACCAAATTACAAATTACACAACATATTAACATACCGATTGTCGATGTTAGTCATGTTACCCATTCAACCCCACTTACCAACCTCTTTCATCACCACAAATAAAACGAAGATCCGACCCATGAGCATAAATAACACTGACCAACCTCACATCTGGCAAGGACCACATATTCAACACAGGCTCCAAAAAAAATCTAGCCAAGTAGGTGGGAACAGTTAGCCACTGCAAAAATCAGGAACAATTGCATTGAACATGAAAGCTAACAAAAATCAAATGCTATCATATCTCATCATTTAATGTAGTGCAGAAATCTAATTCACAGTAACTAACCTCAAAACTGTCCACAAGAGATCTCTAAAGTAGGTAAAACCCATTAACATCTACTGTATCTATTCATTTACATTTTTTTAGGTAATATTTCTGGAAACATTAGTCATTGGCTACcaaaacattttccaagggaCTGCTTTCCACTTTTCTGATGACCAGCTTATTCTGAGATGGCAGGTCTTTGGCTGACGACAGTGTATCCACATCAACAACGATAGAGTCGTCTTCTTTATAGTCTCCCCTTAGAACTCCCATCGCTATTTCGTTCTCAACCATCTGTTGTATCACTCGCTTTACAGGTCGGGCTCCATAGTTCGGGTCATAACCCAAAGTTCCTAGTAATTCCGCAGCTTCTTTTGTGTAGTGAAGATCAATCTTCTTCTGTTTCAACCTGTCTTTCACCCGATTCAGCTGCAAACAAAGATGAATTTTCAATTTGTTAGATTAAAGAAAATCTTCAAGATTATCTCACTcctaactaagcatattaagGGACGTTATGAACAAAAATATACTGTAAATACAAATTTCATATCAATTAGTAGCTCAATCACATTTAAAGGACAGTTGTATGCAAGACCAGAAACAAAAAGTGGCTTGATACCTCCATTCCTATTCTTGTTTATACTCATATGGTCTTGTTTTCCACACAGActtactaatcatattaaagttagtttttagtttttaccCAATGTAATGAACTGCGACTCAGACGCAATATTCATCAGTCAAGAGTACAGGACCAGGACTGACACTGCCGTAAAAAAGATCTGAGCCGAGCTTTTCTTTTCcttaaaaaatcaaacaaaacaaaaaggtACTAACTACTAATAAGCATCAATATTGCACGAACAAACCGACTATGCAGATGATAAACAATAATTTCTCTAAGATTGTTGTCTTTACCTGTAACTCAAGAATTCTGCTGATTTCTCTGGAATCAAGAGGCTGAAAAACGATGTATTCGTCGATCCTATTCATGAACTCTGGACGGAATGTCTGTCTAGCCAACTCTACAACCTGCCTTTTCATCAATTCGTAAACTGCATCCTTGCTATCTTGTGTATTTTTCAGAGTTTCCAGGATATAGTGGGACCCAATGTTAGATGTCATAATTACCACACAGTTAGTAAAACTGACAGTTCTTCCCTGAGCGTCAGTTATACGTCCATCATCCAATAGTTGCAATAAGATGTTGAAGACATCATGATGAGCTTTCTCGATTTCATCAAACAGGACAACAGAATAAGGTCTTTGTCGCACCACTTCAGTTAGCTGACCACCTTCCTCGTATCCTACATAACCAGGGGGTGCACCAACCAGCCTTGAAACTGCATGTTTTTCCATGTACTCACTCATATCTATGCGTACAAGAGCATTTTCTGTGTTAAAGAGGTAACCAGCCAAAGCTTTTGCAAGCTCAGTCTTCCCTACACCAGTAGGACCCATAAACATAAAGCTTGCTATTGGTCTATTCGGGTCAGACAACCCAGCCCTTGAACGACGAATTGCATCAGCCACAGACTTGACAGCCATGTCCTGTCCAATAACTCTTTTGTGAAGAACCTCTTCCAAATACACAAGCTTCTCTCTCTCGGATTGTTGAAGGTTTGACAAGGGTATGCCTGTCCACTTGCTAACAATTTCAGTAATATCTATATCAGTTACTTCTTCTCGAAGTAAGGATTTACCCGACTCCCGATATTCTGCCAGGTTCTTTTCAGCCTCTTGCAACTGCCGTTGAAGAGACATCAAAGTTCCGTATTTCAGCTCAGCAGCACGACTGAGGTCATACTCACGTTCAGCAGCTTCCATCTCCAGATTGACTCTGTCGATCTGAAGGGGAGTTTTCGTAATAAAAgaataatattaattataatcgCATCAGTATTTAATAACGGAAAAGACAAATGTAGGAACTTCTTAACTGTTAAAGTGTTAAATCCTAAATTACAAATAGAGAAGAAATACCTCTTCTTTGATTGACCGAATTCGATTCATAAGAACCTTCTCACTTTCCCATTGCTGGCTTAGCTCCTTTTGTTTCTCTTTCAAAGAGGTGAGATCACTTTCCAACTTGTTAAGTCTCTCTTTAGAAGCTCTATCTGTGTCATTTTTCAAGGATAGTTTCTCCATCTCTAGTTTTAGCACTGCTCTATCTATCTCATCCAACTCTGTAGGTTTAGAAGTGATCTCCATTTTCAATTTTGCAGCAGCTTCATCAACAAGATCAATAGCTGGATAGAACAAGCAAGACTTCTAATGAGATAAATAAAAGAAGGCAGAATTTTGTAAAGATTACATCAGAAAATGGTGAGCAGGGATAAACAACGCTAAGACAAACCTTTATCAGGTAAAAACCTTTCAGTGATGTAACGATCTGATAGTATAGCAGCCGCAACCAAAGCGCCGTCAGATATTTTAACACCATGATGCAATTCATACCTTTCTCGCAACCCACGAAGAATGGAAACCGTGTCCTCTACAGATGGTTGGCCACAAAACACTTGCTGAAATCTCCGTTCAAGCGCGGGGTCCTTTTCAATGTACTTTCTATATTCATTCAAAGTTGTTGCACCAATACACCGAAGTTCTCCCCGGCCAAGCATTGGCTTTAGTAAGTTACTAGCATCCATAGCACCACCAGTCGCCCCTGcagtaaattaataaaaaatgaaGAGCTTGTGAATTTTGATTTCATCACTTCCAACCAATAATTATCAATTACACCCAACAACTTTGTTGCATTATATACTTTAAACTACAGTCTAAGCAGAGGGCATCCTCATGGAAACCTTAAAATTATCCTGAATCCATAGGCGAAACTGAAATCTGATTGATGCATTGTATGGGATGTCAAAGAGGAAAAATAGTAACAAAAACTAAGCCTAAAAACATATGTCACCAAGCAAGAAGCAGACCTGCTCCCACTACCGTATGGATTTCGTCTATGAACAGAATTATTTGCCCATTTGAAGCACTAACTTCCTTCAGTACAGCTTTCAGCCTTTCCTCAAAATCACCACGAAATTTAGCCCCCGCAAGCAGGGAACCCATGTCCAGCGAAATCAActataaaaaaggaaacaatcCACAAAAAACCATTAGAGAATCGAGGACACCCAATATTCTTAAGTAACAAATTTAGAATAAAGCAGTAACACAAGCAAATCACTGCTTTGCTTTACACAAGCCAAAACGTTATATGGTGGTACTCTATCATTAAAGCAAGACCAACTAGAAATCGAGCATCAACTGCTATGAATCAATATTAGGGAGAGGGGATTTTACCGAGTATAAGTGTTATATATATAGAACACTAGAGAAAGAGAGAGGCGTATTGACTATTGATAAGTTATGTATTGAGCTTTTAAGAGTCCATTTGGGAGAGAATCAAGCCTCTCGAGAGCTTGAATATTGTTACATTTCGGTTTATTAATCAAATCATCTTCTTCTTGTTTAATTTCTGCCATATTAGTTGTTTAAGCTATGTTAATTCATAGCAAATCGATTCTAGGCCATCAGAATTTCTGGTTTTTGAATttccggaaaaaaaaaagaaaaaaaaagcccCTGATATTGATTCATAGTATCAACCCACAAAAGGCTTAAACTACTATCACTTCAGTGGGAGACACACCTTCCGATTCATCAATGGTTCAGGGACATCACCACGTATTATACGCTGTGCTAATCTGCAAAGGAAAGCGTGACGTGACTATGGCTCCAACATAATGGGGGA
This sequence is a window from Spinacia oleracea cultivar Varoflay chromosome 1, BTI_SOV_V1, whole genome shotgun sequence. Protein-coding genes within it:
- the LOC110803469 gene encoding chaperone protein ClpB4, mitochondrial isoform X1, yielding MAARAITSTSSKRLITRSAYAALTATRTAPSPYALSHSLSSSNSFSAPTTTVPSNSGGFANGVLEREFLRKSINGVACNSFLDRRFYSASAAPSSSSGQINQPEYTEMAWEGVVGAVEAARLSKQQIVETEHLIKALLEQKDGLARRIFTKAGLDNSSVLQAIDDFISKQPKVGGDTSGPILGTHLGSLLDRARKHKKEMGDDFVSVEHLVLAFHSDPRFGKQLFQNFNLDEKELKASIQAVRGSQKVTDQNPEGKYEALEKYGSDLTESARRGKLDPVIGRDDEIRRCIQILSRRTKNNPVIIGEPGVGKTAIAEGLAQRIIRGDVPEPLMNRKLISLDMGSLLAGAKFRGDFEERLKAVLKEVSASNGQIILFIDEIHTVVGAGATGGAMDASNLLKPMLGRGELRCIGATTLNEYRKYIEKDPALERRFQQVFCGQPSVEDTVSILRGLRERYELHHGVKISDGALVAAAILSDRYITERFLPDKAIDLVDEAAAKLKMEITSKPTELDEIDRAVLKLEMEKLSLKNDTDRASKERLNKLESDLTSLKEKQKELSQQWESEKVLMNRIRSIKEEIDRVNLEMEAAEREYDLSRAAELKYGTLMSLQRQLQEAEKNLAEYRESGKSLLREEVTDIDITEIVSKWTGIPLSNLQQSEREKLVYLEEVLHKRVIGQDMAVKSVADAIRRSRAGLSDPNRPIASFMFMGPTGVGKTELAKALAGYLFNTENALVRIDMSEYMEKHAVSRLVGAPPGYVGYEEGGQLTEVVRQRPYSVVLFDEIEKAHHDVFNILLQLLDDGRITDAQGRTVSFTNCVVIMTSNIGSHYILETLKNTQDSKDAVYELMKRQVVELARQTFRPEFMNRIDEYIVFQPLDSREISRILELQLNRVKDRLKQKKIDLHYTKEAAELLGTLGYDPNYGARPVKRVIQQMVENEIAMGVLRGDYKEDDSIVVDVDTLSSAKDLPSQNKLVIRKVESSPLENVLVAND
- the LOC110803469 gene encoding chaperone protein ClpB3, mitochondrial isoform X2 — protein: MAWEGVVGAVEAARLSKQQIVETEHLIKALLEQKDGLARRIFTKAGLDNSSVLQAIDDFISKQPKVGGDTSGPILGTHLGSLLDRARKHKKEMGDDFVSVEHLVLAFHSDPRFGKQLFQNFNLDEKELKASIQAVRGSQKVTDQNPEGKYEALEKYGSDLTESARRGKLDPVIGRDDEIRRCIQILSRRTKNNPVIIGEPGVGKTAIAEGLAQRIIRGDVPEPLMNRKLISLDMGSLLAGAKFRGDFEERLKAVLKEVSASNGQIILFIDEIHTVVGAGATGGAMDASNLLKPMLGRGELRCIGATTLNEYRKYIEKDPALERRFQQVFCGQPSVEDTVSILRGLRERYELHHGVKISDGALVAAAILSDRYITERFLPDKAIDLVDEAAAKLKMEITSKPTELDEIDRAVLKLEMEKLSLKNDTDRASKERLNKLESDLTSLKEKQKELSQQWESEKVLMNRIRSIKEEIDRVNLEMEAAEREYDLSRAAELKYGTLMSLQRQLQEAEKNLAEYRESGKSLLREEVTDIDITEIVSKWTGIPLSNLQQSEREKLVYLEEVLHKRVIGQDMAVKSVADAIRRSRAGLSDPNRPIASFMFMGPTGVGKTELAKALAGYLFNTENALVRIDMSEYMEKHAVSRLVGAPPGYVGYEEGGQLTEVVRQRPYSVVLFDEIEKAHHDVFNILLQLLDDGRITDAQGRTVSFTNCVVIMTSNIGSHYILETLKNTQDSKDAVYELMKRQVVELARQTFRPEFMNRIDEYIVFQPLDSREISRILELQLNRVKDRLKQKKIDLHYTKEAAELLGTLGYDPNYGARPVKRVIQQMVENEIAMGVLRGDYKEDDSIVVDVDTLSSAKDLPSQNKLVIRKVESSPLENVLVAND